The window TGGGGAAGGTTCCCACGGGTTTCCTCTGGATGTGTACCGGCGGGCTCGGTATGGTAGGCTCGATCTACGATTTTTTTACCCTCCCCGGTCAGGTGCGGGAGGCAAATATCCGCAACGCCCTTTTTAGGAGCAGTTCCGGCAGGCCGGTAAACAACGGACCAACCTGGCGCAACGTTAGTGACGGCGAAGCCCGGATAGTCCGGGACAAAGATCCTAAGGAGACGGTGGAGCGGACCATCCTGCGGATAGCAAAACAAAACAAGGGTATCCTTACTGCCAGCGAGCTTGCCCTGGAGGCGAACATCCCCATGGATCAAGCGAAGAGGGTTCTGGACACCCTGGTAAGCAAG of the Treponema primitia ZAS-1 genome contains:
- a CDS encoding NINE protein, yielding MYSVGIAYLLWLVSGFGALGFHRFYLGKVPTGFLWMCTGGLGMVGSIYDFFTLPGQVREANIRNALFRSSSGRPVNNGPTWRNVSDGEARIVRDKDPKETVERTILRIAKQNKGILTASELALEANIPMDQAKRVLDTLVSKGFAELRVRRTGTLVYTIPEMMDDDSPLEDF